A stretch of Plesiomonas shigelloides DNA encodes these proteins:
- a CDS encoding TIGR01212 family radical SAM protein (This family includes YhcC from E. coli K-12, an uncharacterized radical SAM protein.), giving the protein MQLNELVNMFGSDLHRRYGEKIHKLTLHGGFSCPNRDGTLGRGGCTFCNVASFSDENAQYKSITEQIAEQSTKIHRARRYLAYFQAYTSTYSELCLLKRMYEEALQQADIVGLCVGTRPDCVSDAVLDLLAGYQQQGYEVWLELGLQSAQDRTLKRINRGHDFACYVKTAQAARARNLKVCTHLIVGLPGEDKEDCLQTLAQVVAAGTDGIKLHPLHIVTGSTMAKAWEAGRQQAIELEPYVDIAAEMIRHTPAEIIYHRVSASARRPTLLAPLWCENRWTGMVEINRILAQRGAQGSALGSPFQLIG; this is encoded by the coding sequence ATGCAACTGAATGAACTGGTAAATATGTTTGGCAGCGATTTACACCGCCGCTACGGGGAGAAAATCCACAAACTGACCCTGCATGGCGGCTTTAGTTGTCCGAACCGCGACGGTACGTTGGGGCGTGGTGGCTGCACCTTTTGTAATGTGGCCTCGTTTTCCGATGAAAATGCGCAATATAAAAGCATTACTGAGCAAATTGCTGAACAGTCGACTAAAATTCACCGTGCGCGTCGTTATTTGGCCTATTTTCAGGCGTATACCAGCACCTATTCCGAATTATGCTTGCTGAAAAGAATGTATGAAGAGGCGCTGCAGCAGGCGGATATCGTAGGGTTGTGTGTCGGTACGCGGCCTGATTGTGTCTCTGATGCGGTGTTGGATTTATTGGCCGGTTATCAGCAGCAAGGCTATGAAGTCTGGTTGGAGCTGGGGCTGCAATCGGCGCAGGATCGCACCTTAAAACGCATCAACCGTGGGCATGATTTTGCGTGTTATGTCAAAACGGCCCAAGCGGCGCGGGCGCGTAACCTGAAAGTGTGTACTCACCTGATTGTTGGCTTGCCGGGCGAAGACAAAGAAGATTGCTTGCAAACCTTGGCGCAGGTTGTCGCTGCCGGTACGGATGGGATCAAGTTACATCCACTGCACATTGTCACCGGTAGCACCATGGCGAAAGCGTGGGAAGCGGGGCGGCAGCAGGCGATTGAGCTGGAGCCTTATGTGGATATCGCCGCGGAGATGATCCGCCACACGCCGGCAGAGATTATTTATCATCGGGTGTCGGCCAGTGCGCGCCGTCCGACGCTGTTAGCGCCGCTGTGGTGTGAAAACCGCTGGACGGGAATGGTAGAGATAAATCGCATTTTGGCGCAAAGAGGCGCGCAAGGTTCGGCTTTAGGTTCCCCTTTTCAATTAATCGGGTAA
- the gltB gene encoding glutamate synthase large subunit, producing the protein MLYDSSQERDNCGFGLIAHIEGEPSHKVVRTAIHALARMQHRGAILADGKTGDGCGLLMQKPDRFFRMVAEERGWHLAKNYAVGMLFLNPDPSKAALARQITEEELQRETLSLVGWRVVPTNPDVLGEIALSSLPVIEQVFVNAPAGWRPRDVERRLFVMRRRIEKRLQDDPHFYACSFSNLVNVYKGLCMPSDLPRFYLDLADLRMESAICLFHQRFSTNTVPRWPLAQPFRYLAHNGEINTITGNRQWARARAYKFNTPLIPDLQNAAPFVNETGSDSSSLDNMLELFLSGGMDPFRAMRLLIPPAWQNNPDMDDDLRAFYDFNSMHMEPWDGPAGVVMSDGRYAACNLDRNGLRPARYVITKDKLITCASEIGIWDYQPDEVVEKGRVGPGELLVIDTRNGKILHSLEIDNDLKQRHPYKEWMQKNVKRLIPFEQLPDDQVGNRDFNNQQLATYQKLFGYSNEELEQILQVLGENAQEAVGSMGDDTPFAVLSRQSRSLYDYFRQQFAQVTNPPIDPLREAHVMSLSTSIGQEMNVFCEAEGQAHRVSFKSPILLYSDFHQLLALDTKYYRHDVLSLSFDPQQTDLQQAVQALCDQAEQLVRSGCVLLVLSDRQQRADHLPIPAAMAVGAVQTRLVNNSLRCDANILVETASARDPHHFAVLLGFGATAIYPYLAYESLAKLVDDGAINKPYRTVMQNYRNGINKGLYKIMSKMGISTIASYRCSKLFEAVGIGSDVIDLCFSGVPSRIEGASFADFQQDLINLSRKAWLVRKPLEQGGLLKYVHGSEYHAYNPDVVQTLQQAVHSGDYRDYRRYADLVNQRAPATLRDLLQLTPNPATSTVALEHVEPQESLFRRFDTAAMSIGALSPEAHESLAQAMNTLGGYSNSGEGGEDPARYGTNKVSRIKQVASGRFGVTPHYLVNADVIQIKVAQGAKPGEGGQLPGDKVTPYIARLRYSVPGVTLISPPPHHDIYSIEDLAQLIFDLKQINPKALISVKLVSEPGVGTIATGVAKAYADLITIAGYDGGTGASPLASVKYAGCPWELGLVETQQALVANGLRHKIRLQVDGGLKTGLDIIKAAILGAESFGFGTGPMVALGCKYLRICHLNNCATGVATQDEKLRRDHYHGLPERVMNYFRFIAQETRELMAELGVTQLVDLIGRTDLLTELDGFTARQQKLDLSALLATAKPHPGKAVYCTEGNPPFDQGELNARLVAQAQECLTQRKSKKLFFDIRNTDRSVGARLSGEIASQFGEAGIASEPLKVQFSGTAGQSFGVWNAPGVELSLTGDANDYVGKGMAGGKIALRPPIGSAFRAHQATIIGNTCLYGATGGKLFAAGRGGERFAVRNSGAIAVVEGIGDNGCEYMTGGIICVLGRTGVNFGAGMTGGFAYVLDEQGDFAKRVNPELVELLDVTELPIHQEHLRGLITEHVQATGSARGEEILAHWESWADKFTLVKPKSSDVKALLGHRSRSSAELRVQAQ; encoded by the coding sequence ATGCTGTACGATTCATCCCAGGAAAGGGATAACTGTGGCTTCGGGCTGATCGCCCATATCGAGGGTGAACCCAGCCACAAAGTGGTACGTACCGCTATTCATGCGTTAGCCAGAATGCAGCACCGTGGTGCGATTTTAGCCGACGGCAAAACCGGCGATGGCTGCGGCCTGTTGATGCAAAAGCCGGATCGTTTTTTTCGCATGGTGGCCGAAGAGCGCGGTTGGCATCTGGCCAAAAACTACGCGGTCGGCATGCTGTTCCTCAATCCTGACCCTAGCAAAGCGGCCCTTGCCAGGCAAATTACCGAAGAAGAATTACAGCGCGAAACCCTCTCTTTAGTCGGTTGGCGTGTAGTCCCGACCAATCCTGATGTACTGGGTGAGATAGCTCTCAGTTCATTGCCAGTGATCGAGCAAGTCTTTGTCAACGCCCCTGCCGGTTGGCGTCCACGCGATGTGGAGCGACGTCTGTTTGTGATGCGTCGGCGCATTGAAAAGCGTCTGCAAGACGACCCACACTTCTATGCCTGTAGCTTCTCTAATCTGGTGAACGTGTACAAAGGGTTGTGCATGCCATCCGATTTGCCACGTTTTTATCTGGATCTGGCCGATTTACGCATGGAATCGGCGATTTGCCTGTTCCACCAGCGTTTCTCTACTAATACCGTACCGCGCTGGCCGCTGGCGCAGCCATTTCGTTATCTGGCCCACAACGGTGAGATCAACACCATCACCGGTAACCGCCAATGGGCACGGGCGCGGGCGTATAAGTTCAACACGCCACTGATCCCCGATCTGCAAAATGCCGCGCCGTTCGTCAACGAAACCGGCTCAGACTCTAGCTCACTGGATAACATGTTGGAGCTGTTTTTAAGCGGCGGGATGGATCCGTTTCGCGCCATGCGCCTGCTGATCCCGCCTGCTTGGCAAAATAACCCCGATATGGACGACGATCTGCGCGCCTTCTACGACTTTAACTCCATGCACATGGAGCCGTGGGATGGTCCGGCAGGAGTGGTGATGAGCGATGGCCGCTACGCCGCCTGTAACCTCGATCGTAACGGCCTGCGTCCGGCACGTTATGTCATCACCAAAGACAAACTGATCACCTGCGCATCCGAAATTGGGATCTGGGATTACCAGCCTGATGAAGTGGTAGAAAAAGGGCGGGTTGGGCCTGGCGAGCTGCTGGTGATCGACACCCGCAACGGAAAAATCCTGCACTCGCTAGAGATCGATAACGATCTTAAGCAGCGCCATCCTTATAAAGAGTGGATGCAGAAAAACGTTAAACGCCTGATCCCGTTCGAGCAGCTGCCCGACGATCAGGTTGGCAACCGTGATTTTAACAATCAGCAGCTGGCGACCTACCAAAAACTGTTTGGCTACAGCAATGAAGAGCTGGAGCAGATCCTGCAGGTGCTGGGGGAAAACGCGCAAGAAGCGGTCGGCTCCATGGGTGACGATACCCCGTTTGCCGTACTGTCGCGCCAAAGCCGTAGCCTGTATGACTACTTCCGCCAGCAGTTTGCGCAGGTGACCAACCCGCCAATTGACCCGCTGCGCGAAGCACATGTCATGTCACTCTCCACCTCCATTGGTCAGGAGATGAACGTCTTTTGTGAGGCCGAAGGACAAGCGCACCGTGTCAGTTTCAAATCGCCGATCCTGCTGTACTCCGATTTCCATCAGCTGCTGGCGCTCGACACGAAATATTACCGTCACGATGTATTGTCTTTGAGCTTCGATCCGCAGCAGACCGATCTGCAACAGGCCGTGCAAGCCCTCTGCGATCAGGCTGAACAACTGGTGCGCAGTGGCTGCGTATTGCTGGTGCTCTCAGATCGCCAGCAACGCGCCGATCACTTACCGATCCCGGCGGCCATGGCGGTCGGTGCGGTGCAAACCCGCTTGGTCAATAACAGCCTGCGCTGCGATGCCAACATCTTGGTAGAAACCGCCAGCGCGCGCGATCCACACCATTTTGCAGTGCTGCTCGGGTTTGGCGCCACCGCCATCTACCCGTATCTGGCCTACGAATCACTGGCCAAACTGGTGGATGACGGCGCGATCAACAAGCCGTACCGCACGGTAATGCAAAACTACCGCAACGGGATCAACAAAGGCCTGTACAAGATCATGTCCAAAATGGGCATTTCTACCATTGCCTCTTACCGCTGCTCGAAGTTGTTTGAAGCGGTAGGGATCGGCTCTGACGTGATTGATCTGTGCTTTAGTGGCGTGCCTAGCCGCATCGAAGGGGCCAGCTTTGCTGACTTCCAGCAAGACTTGATCAATCTATCTCGCAAAGCCTGGTTAGTACGTAAACCGCTGGAGCAAGGCGGCCTGCTCAAATACGTTCACGGCAGTGAATACCACGCCTACAACCCTGATGTGGTGCAGACTCTGCAACAAGCCGTACACTCCGGTGACTACCGTGATTATCGCCGCTATGCCGATTTGGTGAACCAGCGTGCACCCGCCACCTTACGTGACCTGCTGCAACTAACCCCAAATCCGGCTACATCGACGGTTGCATTGGAGCACGTCGAGCCGCAAGAAAGCCTGTTCCGTCGTTTTGATACAGCAGCCATGTCAATCGGCGCCTTAAGCCCAGAAGCTCACGAATCGCTGGCACAAGCCATGAACACCTTGGGTGGATATTCTAACTCTGGTGAAGGTGGTGAAGATCCAGCGCGCTACGGCACCAATAAAGTCTCGCGTATCAAGCAAGTCGCTTCTGGCCGCTTTGGTGTCACTCCGCACTATCTGGTTAACGCCGATGTCATTCAGATTAAAGTGGCTCAAGGCGCCAAGCCGGGCGAAGGCGGTCAGTTACCGGGAGATAAAGTCACTCCGTACATTGCCCGTCTGCGTTACTCCGTCCCGGGCGTGACCCTGATTTCGCCGCCGCCGCACCACGATATTTACTCTATTGAGGATCTGGCGCAGCTGATTTTCGATCTCAAACAGATCAATCCGAAGGCGCTGATTTCGGTCAAGCTGGTCTCTGAGCCGGGCGTTGGCACCATCGCTACCGGCGTTGCCAAAGCCTATGCCGACCTCATCACTATCGCGGGCTATGATGGCGGCACTGGTGCCAGTCCATTGGCGTCAGTTAAATATGCTGGCTGCCCGTGGGAGCTCGGCTTAGTCGAAACGCAACAAGCACTGGTCGCCAATGGCCTGCGCCATAAGATCCGTTTGCAGGTCGATGGCGGACTGAAAACCGGTCTGGATATCATCAAAGCAGCCATTTTGGGCGCCGAAAGCTTTGGCTTTGGTACCGGCCCGATGGTAGCGCTGGGTTGTAAATACCTGCGGATCTGTCACCTGAACAACTGCGCCACCGGCGTGGCAACCCAAGATGAAAAGCTGCGCCGCGACCACTACCACGGCCTGCCAGAACGAGTAATGAATTACTTCCGCTTTATTGCGCAAGAAACTCGTGAACTGATGGCCGAATTGGGGGTGACCCAGCTGGTCGATTTGATTGGCCGCACCGATTTGCTGACCGAGCTGGACGGCTTTACTGCACGCCAGCAAAAACTGGACTTATCCGCGCTGCTGGCCACCGCTAAGCCGCATCCGGGCAAAGCAGTGTACTGCACCGAAGGCAACCCGCCATTTGACCAAGGCGAGCTTAATGCCCGTTTGGTCGCGCAAGCCCAAGAGTGCTTAACCCAGCGTAAGAGCAAAAAGTTGTTCTTCGATATCCGCAATACCGATCGCTCGGTTGGCGCACGCTTGTCCGGTGAAATTGCCAGCCAGTTTGGTGAAGCCGGCATTGCCAGCGAACCGCTAAAAGTGCAATTCAGCGGTACTGCCGGACAAAGCTTTGGCGTGTGGAATGCCCCAGGCGTTGAGCTGTCACTGACCGGTGATGCCAACGACTATGTCGGCAAAGGGATGGCCGGCGGCAAAATTGCCCTGCGCCCACCGATAGGCTCAGCGTTCAGAGCCCACCAAGCCACCATCATCGGCAACACCTGCCTGTATGGCGCCACCGGCGGCAAACTGTTCGCAGCGGGCCGCGGCGGAGAGCGTTTTGCCGTGCGTAACTCAGGCGCGATTGCGGTTGTCGAAGGAATCGGCGATAACGGCTGTGAATACATGACCGGCGGCATCATCTGCGTACTGGGTCGTACCGGCGTGAACTTCGGTGCCGGGATGACGGGCGGCTTTGCCTATGTTCTGGATGAACAGGGCGATTTTGCCAAACGGGTTAACCCCGAGCTGGTCGAGCTGCTGGATGTCACCGAGTTGCCTATCCACCAAGAGCACCTGCGCGGTTTGATCACCGAGCACGTGCAGGCCACCGGCTCGGCACGCGGCGAAGAAATTTTGGCGCACTGGGAAAGCTGGGCCGACAAGTTCACGCTGGTGAAACCAAAATCCAGCGATGTTAAAGCATTACTTGGTCACCGTAGCCGCTCTTCGGCGGAACTCCGGGTTCAGGCGCAGTAA
- a CDS encoding FAD-dependent oxidoreductase, with the protein MSQNVYQFIDLQRVDPPKKPLKIRKIEFVEIYENFSESQVHAQADRCLGCGNPYCEWKCPVHNYIPNWLKLAHEGRILEAVELSHRTNSLPEVCGRVCPQDRLCEGACTLNDEFGAVTIGNIEKYITDKAFEMGWRPDLSGVVDTGKKVAVIGAGPAGLACADVLVRNGVKPVVFDRHPEIGGLLTFGIPAFKLEKEVMIRRREVFSGMGVEFRLNTEIGKDLAFTELLSEFDAVFLGVGTYRNMRGGLENEDAAGVYDALPYLIANTNRLMAFERQADEYIDMAGKKVVVLGGGDTAMDCVRTAIRQGAAHVVCAYRRDESNMPGSRREVKNAREEGVEFMFNLQPLGIALDAHGRACGVKVVRTELGAPDAQGRRSPQVVAGSEHVLPADAVIMAFGFQPHAMPWLETCDVELDGKGRIVAPAEREFAFQTSHAKIFAGGDAVRGSDLVVTAIAEGRQAAEGIMNYLGC; encoded by the coding sequence ATGAGCCAGAATGTGTATCAGTTTATTGACTTGCAGCGGGTCGATCCGCCGAAAAAACCGCTGAAGATCCGCAAAATTGAGTTTGTTGAGATCTACGAAAACTTTTCCGAATCACAGGTGCATGCCCAAGCCGATCGCTGCTTGGGCTGCGGCAACCCTTATTGTGAGTGGAAATGTCCGGTGCATAACTACATCCCGAATTGGCTCAAGCTGGCCCATGAAGGACGTATTTTGGAAGCGGTGGAATTATCGCACCGCACCAACAGTTTGCCGGAAGTCTGTGGTCGCGTGTGCCCGCAAGACCGTTTGTGTGAAGGAGCCTGTACCCTGAATGACGAGTTCGGGGCGGTAACCATCGGCAACATTGAAAAGTACATCACCGATAAAGCCTTTGAGATGGGCTGGCGACCGGATCTATCCGGCGTGGTGGACACCGGTAAGAAAGTGGCGGTGATTGGCGCCGGCCCAGCCGGACTTGCCTGCGCTGACGTATTGGTGCGTAACGGCGTGAAACCGGTGGTGTTCGATCGCCATCCAGAAATTGGTGGCCTGCTGACCTTCGGCATCCCGGCCTTCAAGCTGGAAAAAGAGGTCATGATCCGCCGACGCGAAGTGTTCAGTGGGATGGGCGTCGAGTTTCGCCTGAACACCGAAATTGGCAAGGATCTGGCGTTCACCGAATTGCTGTCCGAGTTTGATGCTGTCTTTTTAGGCGTAGGCACCTACCGTAACATGCGCGGTGGCTTGGAAAACGAAGACGCCGCCGGGGTGTACGATGCGCTGCCCTACCTGATTGCCAATACCAACCGTTTGATGGCCTTTGAGCGTCAAGCGGATGAGTATATCGACATGGCCGGTAAAAAAGTGGTGGTGCTCGGTGGTGGTGATACCGCGATGGACTGCGTGCGTACAGCAATCCGGCAAGGGGCAGCCCATGTGGTGTGTGCTTACCGCCGCGATGAAAGCAACATGCCCGGTTCACGCCGTGAAGTGAAAAACGCCCGTGAAGAAGGGGTGGAGTTCATGTTCAACCTGCAGCCTCTGGGGATTGCCCTCGATGCCCATGGCCGCGCGTGTGGCGTGAAAGTCGTGCGTACGGAGCTCGGCGCGCCCGATGCACAAGGCCGTCGCAGCCCCCAAGTGGTGGCCGGCTCTGAACATGTCTTGCCCGCCGATGCGGTGATCATGGCGTTTGGCTTCCAGCCACACGCCATGCCATGGCTCGAGACCTGTGATGTCGAACTCGATGGCAAAGGGCGAATTGTCGCGCCGGCCGAGCGTGAGTTCGCCTTCCAAACCAGCCATGCCAAGATTTTCGCAGGCGGGGATGCCGTGCGTGGCTCCGATCTGGTGGTCACCGCGATTGCCGAAGGTCGTCAGGCGGCAGAAGGGATCATGAACTATCTGGGCTGTTAA
- the mtnN gene encoding 5'-methylthioadenosine/S-adenosylhomocysteine nucleosidase, with protein sequence MKVGIIGAMEQEVAILRDQISNLQVFKRAGCEIYSGTLHGTDVALLKSGIGKVAVALGTTLLIEHFAPDVIINTGSAGGLDSRLNVGDIVVSSEVRYHDADVTAFGYAYGQLPGCPEAFAADPKLINVAESCIRSAGLNAVQGLICSGDAFVHGADNLARIQQHFPQIAAVEMEAAGVAHVCNQYQLPFVVVRAISDVADKEASMSFEEFLPVAAQQSSVIVAAMLKQLNTY encoded by the coding sequence ATGAAAGTAGGCATTATTGGCGCAATGGAGCAGGAAGTCGCCATCCTGCGTGACCAAATCAGCAATCTGCAGGTGTTCAAACGCGCCGGTTGCGAAATTTACAGCGGTACTCTGCACGGTACTGATGTGGCGCTGCTCAAGTCCGGCATCGGTAAAGTGGCCGTGGCACTCGGCACCACCTTGTTGATTGAACATTTTGCCCCAGATGTCATCATCAATACCGGCTCGGCCGGTGGTCTGGATAGCCGCCTGAACGTCGGTGATATCGTTGTCTCCAGCGAAGTGCGCTACCACGATGCCGATGTCACCGCTTTTGGTTATGCCTATGGCCAACTACCTGGTTGCCCAGAAGCCTTTGCTGCCGATCCGAAGCTGATCAACGTAGCAGAAAGCTGCATTCGCAGCGCCGGTCTGAACGCGGTACAAGGCCTGATCTGTAGCGGTGATGCGTTTGTACACGGCGCGGATAATCTGGCTCGCATTCAACAACACTTCCCGCAAATTGCCGCAGTGGAAATGGAAGCCGCTGGCGTTGCCCATGTGTGTAACCAGTACCAACTGCCATTTGTGGTGGTGCGTGCCATTTCGGATGTGGCCGATAAAGAAGCCAGCATGAGCTTTGAAGAGTTCCTGCCGGTCGCCGCCCAGCAATCATCGGTCATCGTGGCCGCGATGCTCAAGCAACTGAACACCTACTAA
- a CDS encoding cobalamin biosynthesis protein, with translation MIQPAVTELNFRELAFWYPLLALWGGVLLHLLLPQPARALRQGWTLLASRLLARMLHAKNPPAQQRLSGALSWLLLLLPLLILLPALQILAWSEPVFDAVLLWLAFSWAALWPDNQRFARALQGEQKHLARTILDEQVQRDTTELSLLGLGKAGAETLLMGYLRGLIHVLFWYLLAGGCGALFYRCCELTARCWSPAQPKNHAFGLFAARMQSVLELPGNLLLLLLLLPGRHLRQRWQRMQIQAKGWSHWLTGALYTQVGLRLDIAMGGPVRYQGIRVGRPTLGGSRPVHSRDLYRLARDLNLYAFILLLLSSAGVLLR, from the coding sequence GTGATCCAGCCTGCTGTTACTGAACTCAACTTCCGAGAACTGGCTTTCTGGTATCCGCTGCTGGCGTTGTGGGGCGGCGTGCTACTGCACCTGCTGCTACCACAACCGGCGCGCGCATTGCGTCAGGGGTGGACTCTGCTGGCCAGCCGCTTGCTGGCCCGCATGCTACACGCGAAAAACCCGCCCGCTCAGCAGCGCCTGTCTGGTGCGCTGAGCTGGTTATTGCTGCTGTTACCCCTGCTGATTTTATTACCGGCACTGCAGATTTTGGCCTGGTCCGAACCGGTGTTTGACGCCGTACTGCTCTGGCTGGCATTCAGTTGGGCGGCTTTATGGCCGGATAACCAACGTTTTGCCCGCGCGCTACAAGGCGAACAAAAACATCTGGCGCGCACCATCTTAGACGAACAAGTGCAACGTGATACCACCGAGCTTTCCCTGCTCGGGTTAGGTAAAGCCGGTGCGGAAACCCTGTTGATGGGCTATTTGCGCGGCTTAATTCATGTCCTATTTTGGTATCTACTGGCCGGAGGCTGTGGCGCGCTGTTTTATCGCTGCTGCGAACTGACCGCGCGTTGCTGGTCACCAGCACAACCGAAAAATCACGCCTTCGGCCTCTTTGCCGCCCGCATGCAAAGCGTACTGGAGTTGCCGGGCAATCTGTTGCTATTGCTGCTGCTGCTCCCTGGGCGTCATCTGCGCCAACGCTGGCAACGGATGCAAATTCAAGCCAAAGGCTGGAGCCACTGGCTCACCGGCGCTCTGTATACCCAAGTCGGTTTACGCTTGGATATCGCGATGGGTGGACCGGTGCGCTATCAAGGCATACGTGTAGGACGACCAACGCTAGGCGGCAGTCGACCGGTACACAGCCGAGACCTGTACCGACTGGCGCGCGATTTAAATTTGTATGCATTTATCCTGTTATTGCTAAGCTCGGCCGGAGTGTTACTGCGATGA
- the btuF gene encoding vitamin B12 ABC transporter substrate-binding protein BtuF, which yields MRKTLTSRLYRILSRSLALCLLLVSCNLLAAAQRVISLSPSTTELAYAAGMGEQMVAASSYSDYPAAAQQLERVADHRGINVERILLLKPDLVLAWKGGNPTRPLQQLEQLGIPVFYADPRRLDDLASELDQLAAYSAHPDEARANAQALRQQFSILQHTYQRQTPIPVFIQYGTQAMFTPGVDTLQSQIVSLCGGKNIFADSGLSWPKISREQVLLRKPHAIIVPGNAETVAEVRRYWQGMLDVPVIAVEESLLSRSGPRMLQGAQHICTALAKLSPAS from the coding sequence ATGAGAAAGACGCTGACATCACGCTTATACCGCATCTTATCTCGCTCGTTAGCACTGTGTCTGCTGCTTGTAAGCTGCAACCTGCTAGCGGCGGCGCAACGGGTGATCTCCCTTTCGCCCTCTACCACCGAATTAGCCTACGCCGCCGGCATGGGCGAGCAGATGGTAGCCGCCAGTAGCTATTCCGATTATCCTGCCGCTGCGCAACAGCTCGAGCGGGTTGCCGATCACCGCGGGATCAATGTCGAGCGGATCTTACTACTAAAGCCAGATCTGGTGTTGGCATGGAAAGGCGGGAATCCCACGCGCCCACTGCAACAGCTCGAACAACTGGGGATCCCGGTATTTTATGCAGATCCACGCCGCTTGGACGATCTGGCCAGTGAGCTGGATCAGCTCGCTGCCTACAGTGCCCATCCAGACGAAGCGCGTGCCAACGCCCAAGCACTGCGCCAGCAATTCAGCATTCTACAGCATACCTATCAACGTCAAACGCCCATTCCAGTATTTATCCAATACGGCACGCAAGCGATGTTTACCCCCGGCGTCGATACCCTGCAATCGCAAATCGTCAGCCTGTGTGGAGGTAAAAATATCTTTGCTGACAGTGGCCTGAGCTGGCCAAAAATCAGCCGTGAGCAAGTTCTACTACGCAAACCACACGCCATTATCGTGCCCGGCAATGCCGAAACGGTAGCTGAAGTTCGCCGCTACTGGCAAGGGATGTTAGACGTGCCTGTTATCGCCGTGGAGGAGAGTTTGTTAAGCCGCAGCGGGCCACGTATGCTGCAAGGCGCACAGCACATTTGCACCGCACTGGCGAAACTCTCACCTGCGTCATAA
- a CDS encoding TRIC cation channel family protein gives MLYFFDMLGTAVFAISGVLLAGRLRMDPFGVVVLAAVTAIGGGTIRDMVLDAGPVFWIRDPFYLTVIFITCALSMLLIRPARRIPWWVLPVLDAVGLAVFLGIGVNKALLCGASPMVAVVMGVITGVGGGIIRDVLAREVPMILRTEIYATACIIGGILHTGALSLGVGAQHAMLLGLFSTLGIRLAAIRWNLKLPTFRID, from the coding sequence ATGCTGTATTTCTTCGACATGCTGGGCACCGCTGTTTTTGCCATCTCCGGTGTACTCCTTGCCGGCCGTTTGCGGATGGATCCGTTCGGGGTGGTCGTTCTGGCCGCGGTAACTGCCATTGGCGGCGGTACTATTCGCGATATGGTGCTGGATGCCGGCCCGGTATTTTGGATCCGCGATCCCTTCTATCTGACGGTGATTTTTATTACCTGTGCCCTGAGTATGCTGCTGATCCGCCCTGCTCGTCGGATCCCGTGGTGGGTGCTGCCGGTACTGGATGCGGTGGGTTTGGCGGTCTTCTTAGGGATCGGGGTGAACAAAGCCTTGCTGTGTGGTGCTAGCCCAATGGTCGCGGTGGTGATGGGCGTGATCACCGGCGTAGGCGGCGGGATCATTCGTGATGTGTTAGCCCGTGAAGTACCCATGATCTTGCGTACCGAGATCTACGCTACCGCCTGTATTATCGGCGGGATCCTGCACACCGGCGCGCTGAGCCTGGGTGTCGGCGCACAACATGCGATGCTGCTGGGTTTATTCAGCACCTTAGGGATCCGCTTGGCGGCGATCCGCTGGAACCTGAAATTGCCGACCTTTCGTATTGACTGA